ggcatgtgcctttaccacagctacgggtcaacccatgtcatgtgagggaaattaggTAGGTATTgctggtgtatacttaatgtatacattcctaacacaggacccacattgataacagtgtttccagtactgaagtggctatcctgtataaatattcggaatagtaataataatgatCGTCTGGTCAACCTCAATATAAGAGTCGGAACGACATCGTCTCTAGGGTTCTTTTACGCACATGATATTCTGATGAAAATCACCCTTATACCCTCATTTTGGGTGATTATTAATCGAGGAGAAGCGGCGAAAAAATCTCAATTGGCGAGGTACATAGCTAGgaattaaaatgtaattttttacaaTAGATTTTTTGATAATATTTCTGTGCTGAAGTTTCAATTTAATGACTTCATTGATGCACTAACGCGTACTCCACGACCATATGATGACATGATAAAATCAGGACTAGTTGACTCTTCATCTTATGACTCCTGTTAAAATTGATAGAAACAGCCCTTTCCTGAATTCCCGCGAATACGGCATCGCGTTTGTTTACATGAAAGTTGTTCAgtctcaaatttttttattaaagagtGTCCGTCGTTCTATGCCAATCGCCGTTGTCGCCTAAGCtttcaaaaataaatcaataaaaaaacagtCGTTAACATTGGGAACGAGGTCATAAACTAGAGAAAATGactaccgtaatgcttcgaataatcgcccggggcgtttattaaattttttcacatttttttttttgggggggggggggcttctATTTAaagggggcgtttaaaagagggaggcgtttattaatttttttacacttcGTCTCTTTTGCTGTTAAatatcttcacaacagaaaataaaaaatattcacatGCCTTAGAGAATGAATTTCAAAAGCGAAAAGCTAAATTTTAAACCTTAAACCTAACATGTaggaaaaaaataagtaagtatacttttacCATCGCCCCGTATAAATTCCCTTATGAGGAGGGGCGTCTATTTGAGGGgggcatttatttaaaaagtgactgaaaaggaggggcgtctattcgagggggcgtttaatagaaggggcgtttattcgaagcatggTAAAAAATTGCGGAATGTTTACAAATTTGGTATAAGCGCGTGCACCCTACTAGACCCGCATTAAGGcgcaaaattaatttaattttatttacagatttttttatttttttttttttgaaataaataaaagatcaaaatgttatcaaatatgtgatcaaaaattattttttcttaacaatAATATTCACTTTTTAAAATCAGGATTTATTTCAGTGAAAGTCCATTTTTTAACTTGAATTCTTTAACCGCTGCGGCTCGTTGTTTGCATATTTTGCCTACATTGTGTTCGTCGTGTGTGTGGTGTCAACGCCAAATCTAACATTACCTCACGCCGCAACTCATCTATGCTTTGTACGCGAGAGAGGGTGAGTGAAAGGTCATGTACCAAACTACTCCTTGTCACGCTCGGTCCGCACACTCAAGCGACATCACATCGCTTATAAgcgtatatttttttcaccttgtTAATAATGAAAGTTGCCCTTTCTGGAGgaacaaagaaatttttaaaatatggagCACCAATGATGGTATGTAAACTTAGTGATATATGCGTTTACCCTAACGTTAAGCTCAACTAGCTCGCTAGGTAGCTTCTCTTCAGCAGCtaattgtgattttttgtagAAATCCATAAAATGGAGGGGTATTGTGGttagatttgtttttgttacacTAATTTCGAACAATTATCTCAGTGGCAAATGTGTTCGAAATGGTTTGAATATGATACCCTTGCAttgcaataataatcaaaagaaCATAACAGTTTTTAACAAGCATTGATTATCACTGTTGTATAGACAtaatagatatatagatagatagacaTAAGTTTTATTAGAAGACATTGTTCCATTCACCTGCAAAGAgtgatattttcttttaaaatcagGAGGGTTTGCTAAATAAACAGGGGGTTGGTATTTTGACAAAAACTGCTAAAGGGGAGGGGTGTTAATAAATGGAAATGGgtggtaatttttttcaaaaattgcaagcccccctccccccctttACAATTAGCTGCCGAAGAGTAATGGCTGACCCTCCCCCCCTTTACAATTAGCTGCCGAAGAGTAATGGCTGACCTTTACTTGGAATGGTTAAAgtgtaaattttttgtaaatgtgttagCTGTATTTGTGTCTCAACAAAATCTCCTAAATGCAATCGTgtgttatttctttgttttgttttggatGCTATGATGGTAAAAATTTTACAGCCATAAGACAATACAATACATAAATGtcagaataaaccttttacaattgttaaaagtctttatttataccttaattgggtctgtaaacatcttcaattttaaataaatttgcaaggtcgcGAAAGTCGTGAGGACTAGGTCCGAATGAATAAGTATGTCACATCTTGCAGAAAGTCTGTGAGCTCAGCAGCACATTTTCTAAAAGTTTatttacttactgtttacattgtttgttgataagacgtcttgtaataatgatgaagattataacttagaaaacatagaatcagataattctcttcatgaataaAGACATTACAAAGATACAGCCACACTCTTCGAAACCTCTTGTGTTTCaaaagggagaaattaataatgatgcaaagtgacaaggtgtcttttactgactcaaaTCAAAgttcttagcaaaatattttctttttaaagaaataaaaaatatatttaatcgctGTTTTTAACTTCTCTTCGTCAAAAAACTGTATCATTTGCTtcaataaaaaatctttctttactttacaagccaatttatttttatttcacagttaGTTTCGAATAATCTTTAGGTtgtgataagttggtaaaacggtggtattaatattgtataaataaaaatcattcttatgattatggtaggtcataaaagcgttgcagaagctactgacttataagtgattgttttgaaaaagctgttttagaaactgcattatccGCAATACATGCAGCCTTAAAcagttacaaagattgaagaaaatatacatatataatataaaatacaaaatatacatttaccccctgaaaatatcggcatgtccttccattaaaaaagcttctttttgaaaaacaaagaatagaaacttgagcgctacgaaagatacaagtgtaactagaaaacttttttttctgtttttgtattggaaattggtgttggaaaatgtttttttttgttggaaaatgttcttttatttaatataaaaatgtacaaaacgttatttggttgtgttctgtggatatgagtacaaataatgaaatgagaagaaatgagaaactttgatcACGTTCACTAGctgaaatggcatttttacaaagtagcaatattttaatatggaagtttatttcctggagatctcttttaaaagaactatctgtgaagtgcgccaaccaaatataaaaacttagatCACTTGGTAGATCACCTACATGActtattttgtttagccatttttgagttctttctttttcacagatGGAATTCTGTGACACTTCTCTGATCGATTGGTACATCGAAACGCAGTGCAACtaaactaaccattttttaaagatttaaatgtaaattacatacaaaaagcgatttaatgtaagctataggtcttaacatgaacgttctctgcgctcgcttaaactttctgcacgatgtgatgtcattatttataatcaggtccagtcctaaatgaaatcgtgcctgtctgtttttttatgagaaaaaaattgaatatgcgaaggcttgtacaacaattttaaataagaaaaacaagtgaagtaagtttttttgatttcttatgcttttctgagtacgtataaaagcaaaaagaaaaaagtgatttttactgcaGTTCCCCTTTAACTACGGTAAAACTAAAACCCTGTGCTATTTGACAATCATGACTATTTTTAGGTATTTTAATGTCACAAAtgagatttttaaaagttagcAATTATTTGAATTTATACTTTTGTTGCTTAAAAAATTCCCAACTAACATAGCAATATATACTTTAATGCTACTAAAAaccaaaatatgaaaatattgaaaagtgTAGcagaaaaattattgaaaaattattttttttaatttttcaggtattaTTTCTGTGGATTTGCACCAAGcctgtaaaaatatgttttgcaaaaaaattctgCCAAAATTTGTTTCACAAAAATATGTATACCCCTAAGGAATATTGCTGTCCCAAAAAAGCATGGAATGGAGTTTTGAGTAAAACCAAAAATGGTGTAGACAATTATAATCCACTCAAACAAAAAATCTCATATTTTGGAGACAATATCCTGATATGGATACATTTAATCCATCATCTTTGCAGCACTTGGAAAGTTAATGTGCAGGATTACTTATACCAATATATCTCACATATGCACCATTGTTCCTATGACATATAGGCTGATGATTGACTTAGTTCTGAAACCAACCTCTGTTGGGCAAGTGCTAAACAAGTGTTGGAAGCTTGATTGGTCGATTTGTACTTGAGCTCCGGTGATATCTTGTTGGTACATGTTAGTAGAAAGGTTACCCCTCTTCTTTGTGGTTTGTCATAAGAAGGTAGTATTCTCGCCTTGTCTACTACATGTGCTAGAATGGGTCGGTAGAGCAATTGTCCAGCAAGCAAGAGATTATGCGTTCATTTCCCACATCATTTTTGCAGCACTTGAGAAGATAATGTGCAAGTTCACTTTACCAAGATACAATCTCTCTGACAAAATCTGTTCCATGCTATCAGTTACAGAATTACTTCGTTGATTTTATAGTTAGCTAATAAAGAATTTCAATTTAAGGGTTGACAAGTGCATTGCAATATTTCTTGTTattattataaactttttataGGACCCAAGAATATTCACAGGGCTACCACTCCTCCTCAAGACTCCTCAAAAATTAGATGTTTTAACAACTTTCTCCTCGAATCTCCTTACTTTCAGTTTTTCAAAACTATAtggtacatacaaagaaatgcTGCGTAAGCACAGcgaaaaattattctttactCATGACATTAATCTGGACAATGGAATTACTGATACTGTTCTTGAAAGGccaaataaagaaaattataaaagaatataaaagtGTAGGAGTACAAACTTCACAATAACAGAACAGCTAAAAATACCAATAGCCGCTTTTTAAAGACCTATCTAAAAACATTATTCAAAAGCTTTTGGTCATTATTCATAGTAATAGCTGTTATCTTGTGCTAAACCACACGTAAATGTTTGCGTAATTTTCACGAGTTATGACAAGTAATATTCGTATTAGGATGTACGCATGaaaataaaatctctttttgCATGCTATTAAAAGCATTATTCACAGTttgtcctaatttttaaattttaaaattacaattCTATTGTAGTAAGTATATACAACATATATATACCACCCTGTTACATTTGAGAGATAATGTAAGGATGTTGAATTCATATTTTAGGACAGTAGGCGTGTTGGAAACTGTAATACCTACAAAATAAGATGTTAACTAATGTCAATTAGTTGAAACCATACCTCTTTTTAGACATCAACATTAAGGTTTCAACAGTTACAGCGTCTGAAAGTCCTGCTTTTTGCTAATCCAAACAAGTCAAAATATGAGCTAAAAtctcaaaatatttcttttgaaaaaCCCCCATTGTCAACCACAATGGGGGTTTTTCAACACGTGTCCAACATGTCAaagtgaatttttaaatttgggcCCCTAGATTGGCTAAAAATGCATTTCCCAGTACCATACTGGTAGTTTAAAGAAGACATCAGCATGAGAAAAGAGCTTTAATTTAAAGTCGCGCTGCTTGTAAATATGCTTTGAGTGTGTATGTACTTGCCAGTTTAGGAAAAGTTGTTCTCCATAACAATATCACgtatgtatctttttaataataatgtaTTCGCTGTTAGATTTTTATGTTGGCTGGTACATTTGGACTGCGTGAGTTTACTGATCTGCGTGTTAAAAAGAGAGAAGAATCGAGTCGATTACTGACAACTGAAGAAGCCAAAAAATTTCGAAAGTCTGAACAGTCAGAATCTTTAGAAGACCTTTATAAGGTACGTACCTGATGCGTTGCAATAAAAAACGTCTTACCTATACGTATTTCTTATATAGCATATTTACATCAGTATAACGAAGAAAAGTTTCTGTGATTGTGCTGGATCCACTTTATTTAGGATATGAAAGAGGATGTTAAAATAGACGAGTGGGAAAACATACGTGGTCCACGAATATGGGAAGAGGATACTTTGAAAATTTTACCAACCTATCACAAGGAAGAAACATAAGAAATAAATATAGGTGTGTTTGTTTGGCGAAAAGAATGCAGATGGTAAAGAAGGAACATTTGTTAATGGTTAAGAGGCTTAGATAATGTGGGCCGCATATTAAGGCGACGTATGCGACTGCTTGTGAAATGATACGAAACTCTTCTATAAAGACTAAGTACCAGTCCTCAatgttaacttttaaaaaatttttaatgcttTACAATTTCTATTTACTctaataattataatttttatcaaaGATAACCTATATAaactacaaaaaatgaaaacactgcaAACGCTCAGAGATCTCCATTCTAGTAGTCATAGCATTTTAGTCGATCCAGAGGTCTAATAATAAGAAATTTGGTTCTTCCACTTTAAACCCAGTCCGTCGACCCTTGATTCAATATTtgagttatttttattgtgatagCGTATAAAGTTTGAGCAGTTTAAAAGATGAATGTGCCTTAAAGTCCTCGTCAAACTCTTTAAAATTTCTTGGATATTCAGGGAATTAAGGGGAATTTGAAGCTTTCTGTTTGTAACTAAATTCTATTGTAACTATTCTTTGTTCATTTTTTAGAAGACATGAAATAAGTAATGGAATTTAGcagaaaagaatattttaacaatcattttttaaaatttttatcttgTCTGAATAAAGGATTCTACAGAATTCAAATGAAGGAAGGACATAATTTatttgagcatgcgcagtttctGTTTTGATTTTACTTCAAAAATTTGGCTTCGCCGAAAAGAAGCAGTTCGTTCTCTTTCCTTGCAAAATTTTCGCTGTAACTGATCAAAATTCATATTTAGGTAAGAAGGCAAAAAACGTTTCGTACCAATTTCGTCATTCACAACTTTTTCTTGTCAAAAATTTGCGCAGAAAAAAACCCCTTCTTACTTCTTTGGTGTTAGTTTAATTTAGCCTTTATGTTTCTGTCTTTCTTCACCTTCTGACATGCTCGAACGATCGAAAGAGAGGTCCCTCTTTAAAACGAGGTTGTTGTTAGATGTTTCTTTACCATTGGAAAAATTGCCCAAGTTTTGACTCGGCGACTAATATTTTGTGCTGACTAGAAATAGTTTTAACGACAATCCATCGGCCTAAAAATGAGAAACCTCGCATTGAATTATATtcagtttaactttttttaattaggGTAAGTATATTAAAAGATGATTTTATATACACTCAAGATGTAGTTCTCAAATTAGAAGGCAAAAAATGACCAAACTCTGTGCATGTGGCAAATATTTTTGCCGACCTTTTTCTACGCCGACTTATTTTTACCGATAGGTTTTAGCATGAAACGTTTATTTAACGGATGCGAGTTTATTGAATTTTCCGGCTCATTTGAGCACGCGTCCAATATTTATTTACGGTATTTTACAACATCAGGTTATAACAAGCAACCTGGAAATCTTAGAAATCCAGGAATTACATTGAATATTATATGACATAGGCTCTCTATTTTAAATTCTTTCTATTAGAATTTTGGGTAATGTTTTCCTGAAAGATAGATGTGCAATTTTACATGCGTAGAACGTCAAGTTTTGTCAGGGTGTTGAAAAATTGTCGCTCAGACGTCGAAAGAAGACTGACGCTATCCTAAATGAAGCCATGACATTGCGGCTTTATcagtggaaaaaaattattttatgttaGACCTTTTCTCGTTTTCTCTTGAATCAAATATCCATTGAAAGTCTTTACACATGACTAGCGAAGTAAGCCGAATATATGGTCCGCATCGTGAAGTTACATGGCAACGTTACAAAGAGGCCTGCACAAAGGACAGTGTAAGAGAAGCGTTAAACAATGGTGAGTATGGAGGTGACAAAGAGTTGGTTTGGATCACATCAACGAAAGAATCTTATCAAGTGAGCCTTTGGTTTCATTCCCTTGTTTTTCTTCTCGAACTAAGAAGCTgaacttttttagttttttttatagggCAAAACGAAAAAAGTTGATGTTGTTGAGAACAACCAATCAAGAGTGAGTAAATTCCATCGTTATCGACATAATTTGTGGAAAGCATTCCTATGACTGTAAAAAGACACATGTTCCGTGTTCACACTTGTCAATATAATGTAATTATCGGAGCGTTTTCTTTAGGATGCAACAAACTTTATGTTGGGATTTGACAAGCCAAATTATCTAACAACCAATCAGGACTACAAACAGCATCCGGGGGTTAAAACAATTAATTATCAACAAACTGACCATACCACTCACATTGCTGTACGTATTTTTACATATTCGTCTCCAACACATTCCTTTTCTTGTTCAGAAAAATGACTTTGTGGTGGAGTATTCAATGTCGGAGAAAGAACCACTTCATCTCCAGGACTCTTCTTTTACTGATCGGGagataacaaaaagaaaaagtactCTGAAAACCAGGTTGTTCGCCAAAATAGCAATTAGAATATCAGATAAATCGATCTCTAGCAGCACTCTCATTGATGACACTAATACCAAAACTTCTCGTGGGTAAATTATTGTAAAGAAATTATATAATTCATTGTTGTGGGAAAATTTAAACTTCGCAAAATACGTTCATATTTCTATTGCGCGAAAATCAACTCTTGATTGTCTTTGCTGCGCGAAAATtcgcttttttaattaattttcaaatttttttaggaCTTCTCTCCGAAATACAGTGATAAACATAGTTCACTAGATCCATCTGAGTATCAACTTAGTTTCCAAGCCTATGCAATAGAGCAACGCCCAGTGCCGAAAAGCTTGAAGGAAAGACGCAAACACACAAATGATTTGAGGGAAACGCACTTTACGTTGGGCGATAGCAGCTGTCCCAAGACATCCGAAACAAAACATTCTTTCGGCGAGATAACAAGTGCTGTTCCCGTTTTTGAAATACAAAAGTCAAACGCTTTGGAAACGTATGCGTCAAAAGTATTCAGATCCGGTGATTGGAACCATACCGACAGAAGTCTGGTAAAGGCTGGAGTAACGCATCAAGATTTTCATCCGCATCACTTACACGAACAAAAAGAGACATTGCCTAATACATTAAACCATCGTGGCACACACTTTAATCTGGGAAGTGCTTCGGATAAAAATAACTCTGTATACCAAAAAGATTTTACGCTTTcaacagaaagaaaaacaacaaagccATCTTTTGAAGGCACACCACCTCCTGCTAAACTTCTCGCAAGCGATTACAGCACAGCTTTTGTTACGACACAGCAGGATTTTTATAGGGATAGACAACTGGATGCTTTAGAGTTGCGAAAACAAAGGCAACTCGCTGTGGAAAAAGTGAGACAACGTCATCAACAAAAAGCTGTGCCCTTATCACCGCAACATAGAGGAAGTTTAGTATCTACATCCGAAAAGGCAATATCGATGACTGCGTCGGATTTCCCTAAACATTTAGTTCAGCTAGATGACTCGAAAATGCCAATTATTTCCGTTTACAACCATCTGAGTAgcaacaatgaaaacaacacTAATATTTCAGAAGCAAAAGCTTGCTTCACGCCACATAAGAATGTGTCTACAGCATTGCGTGACGAGTGTCAAACGAGAAGACGGGATAATAAATCAAcacattttttgtttggtaCGGATAGCATACACGAGAATCAGTCGGAACAGTGTTCACAATATCGTGTACCTTTGCCTGTTGATCCGACATTACAAGCTGCCGGTAAGGGTTTACCGCAGGGAAAAATATATTCACACGTGTATCCATGCCTACAGGCACTAGAGGTGGAAAACAGAAGAAAAGGCTATGCGTCTAAATTAGAGAGTGAAAGCATGCGCTGTGAAAAGCTTCCTTCGTCCGTAATGAAGCAAGATTTCAAAGATTTACAACTGTAAGTACGTTAGCTTTTAAAGCGTAATAGGATCCATCCTATCCAGGCTAAAAAGGTGCTTGACCCGCCTAAAGTTTCtctaaaaaacgtttttcatttttagtcACACACCTAAGCTAACAAATGAACATGTGTCACCACCACTGGTCAATAGCCACTATTTTCACATGGACCATCAATTTTCAGGTAGGACCCAATCTCGTCACCATGTCTTCTACTCGCTTCTCTTAAAGCTTTTCATAGAAAATCCCGAAATCGAGGTAGTAAAGTTTCCGGTTGCCATAAGGTTTTAATATTGCGGAAGTTTTAACTTGTAAAAACGGATACGCGATATAACAATTTTCCTTTTTTGCTCCTGTAGGAACGCAAATGTCAACAACTCAGATGGATTTTAAAGCACCAGATATGCATTTTGATTACCTGTCCGATCAAAATACACTGCATTTGTAACTAGTATCACACcaaaataaacaactttttgtgAAACTTAACTCTCCTCTCCTCACATCATTTATGAAACtttatttctgaaaactttttatcttttgttattCGCGGAAGTTTTTGTCTGCCACATTGAATGGTTTCTTTATTGACGAAGGTACTATTCAAAagattcgcgaaagtttgtaCACTTTAGACAGAGCAGTGGAAAACCTCTCAGGGAAGGTCACCAAGAGAGGACATTGTTAACCTTTTCTCAAATAGCGTTTGAATAGCATTACTTTTCCGCTATTAAAAAGGGGAAACTCATAGTTGAAAAATCGTAGCAATATTCCTTTACTTCCGGAAATGGGCTGCTATTTCGGTGCGTGAACTTGTATAGAGTGAAttcaaaaaaatcgcaaaaaataaTCTGTTGAGGTCAACTTTTTCGCGGCTGCattgaagaaaatatatttccaCCCAGCAGGTACGTCCGGAAAGtcgaatctttttattttagccTTATCCAAAACGTTTTTGTCTATTTATATGACGACGACCAAAAAGGGGTGcttcaaagaaaaagaaaatgggaAACCTCAAGTGCTCAAACAAGGTATTGAACAAAAGACCTCATGCTGCTCGATCACAAATACTATTTCgtgacatttaaaataaaatatatcgaGATTAAAACTTTCAATGTCATAATCTCCTTGAGGTCTTATTGCTGCAACATCTCCAGCAATTTCTTCGTTCAAACTGTTTGATTATTGCTACAAAATTCATGATAGAGGATATTAATTTGGGACTTATCTTCGTCTCGCGTGACAGGTGTCTCTTGTTGTTCGCCATCTTGAGTTATTAATCAAAAGTATTCGCAGTTTCCTAGAAATCTAACGAAATAATATTCCGCGAAATATCACTGGCATTCTATATGCGATTTTTATCAAGTAAATGAACCAATTTTTACCCCTAGGAAACAACACTAtctaaaccgggggtaaaaggGTATTATTTTTAATCATTACGGGCCGCATTAATAAGAAATATACCCCCGTTTTGCGATTTTTTCAAGTTAGTAAGTTTTAGTGCAACGCCACGACTTAGGAGAGCAAATGCATGAGTTGTAAGAAATTTGTGCCGTGGACAGCCATAGTCATTCGCACAAGCGTATTATAACATAGGATAAAATGTGTGCACTGACGCGTGCCCATCACAATAAATAGTAAGTCATTTCTGCATCGTGTAATAACGTGTCTGCTGGGAAGAGGAGCTGATTCAGCTTCTTGAGTTGAgtaaaatttgttattgttttagaaatttttaaaattgttttataagCTTTAGAGGACTTTTTAAGCACTTTCCAGATTAAAGAACCGGTAGCTTTTATACGTCATTCACGTcgattatttttcaaaataactgCATTGATGTGATCCAGAAAGTGTAATAAATACTTTGTTGAGTTAAGGTGGTTCCccaagaaaaatttttaaatttcaagaattgtcaTTTAGCTGTTTTCTGACAGCAAATTCATCTTAGAATAcggcaacctcgtctccagggtcttgtggcccctgagccgttataacGGAGTGGCTATcagcttcatcaacaaggcaaaatgccctgggaacgaggttgagaatACCTTGACAAGTAGTGCTTATGACAAATTTAGGTTTTTTCGCGCATTCTGCCACTTTTtcccaacctcgtttccagggaaatttttcgcttttttgatatccccgagacggcgcgaagaaatgaccctggcccaggctggttaaaatcagcacgattcgtgctgatttttaatttattcaaaatttggtCATTCTGTTAAAAATTGCATGCGGACTGCCGAGAACACCGTATTGCTATAATTCATGCAAAACAATCTTGGATCGAAATCATggatagagttttatttttaatcagaaaCAAGTTAGTTAAAgtgttttgagtttttgcttaAAGAAAACATGATTGCAGTGTTGCCTTCGCTTTTTTTGGCtacatacaaattttaaatatatatttactttaaagttttcagccatctatagctagctagcaaaggtCCAAGACGTACTT
This is a stretch of genomic DNA from Hydractinia symbiolongicarpus strain clone_291-10 chromosome 9, HSymV2.1, whole genome shotgun sequence. It encodes these proteins:
- the LOC130656815 gene encoding cytochrome c oxidase assembly protein COX16 homolog, mitochondrial-like, with the translated sequence MKVALSGGTKKFLKYGAPMMIFMLAGTFGLREFTDLRVKKREESSRLLTTEEAKKFRKSEQSESLEDLYKDMKEDVKIDEWENIRGPRIWEEDTLKILPTYHKEET
- the LOC130656807 gene encoding uncharacterized protein LOC130656807; the protein is MTSEVSRIYGPHREVTWQRYKEACTKDSVREALNNGEYGGDKELVWITSTKESYQGKTKKVDVVENNQSRDATNFMLGFDKPNYLTTNQDYKQHPGVKTINYQQTDHTTHIADFSPKYSDKHSSLDPSEYQLSFQAYAIEQRPVPKSLKERRKHTNDLRETHFTLGDSSCPKTSETKHSFGEITSAVPVFEIQKSNALETYASKVFRSGDWNHTDRSLVKAGVTHQDFHPHHLHEQKETLPNTLNHRGTHFNLGSASDKNNSVYQKDFTLSTERKTTKPSFEGTPPPAKLLASDYSTAFVTTQQDFYRDRQLDALELRKQRQLAVEKVRQRHQQKAVPLSPQHRGSLVSTSEKAISMTASDFPKHLVQLDDSKMPIISVYNHLSSNNENNTNISEAKACFTPHKNVSTALRDECQTRRRDNKSTHFLFGTDSIHENQSEQCSQYRVPLPVDPTLQAAGKGLPQGKIYSHVYPCLQALEVENRRKGYASKLESESMRCEKLPSSVMKQDFKDLQLHTPKLTNEHVSPPLVNSHYFHMDHQFSGTQMSTTQMDFKAPDMHFDYLSDQNTLHL